A single genomic interval of Hydractinia symbiolongicarpus strain clone_291-10 chromosome 8, HSymV2.1, whole genome shotgun sequence harbors:
- the LOC130656074 gene encoding uncharacterized protein LOC130656074, whose product MMECQQELKNRRICKNMKHKKRHIDNRIAICFKSLVISAAVVCFWWSTWNLFDHLDTLDSRSNSYYGFLYGYGFILTASLMFFIFRSILKSTLAKYYGIISKEIRNNVIITTTEYEQKPNTSTSYFLLKGFFPIFIYILILGLINIWRGFFATYWHIADVLHESYHVPQMLSLMLLQITAIMSLFFTENNNSIVLCPNHPAYQHDELYYLDALFSFDILREQTGSCRAMQNLDKHKSMDSQTANADATACSSCNPTFGSSSFKKTVIRFTTTEFSISEVLMLWLLGFHKQEMCCFSNGCTPDQKSALQIADPYVVKISRAKKCTVDVAIEPKTCPLHNENHKMTKIHPASTNTCKTPNITKNCSKCYLACLMVCFYQIHHKHLYLHMFACMFWSTTWRMYEYATNYVFHQKLTNIPGLLLIIFVSQCLNHLVLLKFKECTSRKYLRIFYTYISMINTVCIWASVWYTCDLLSSQLDKRLTIFASAHIVTFGGLAMLGISINVSL is encoded by the exons ATGATGGAGTGTCAGCAGGAATTAAAAAATAGACGGATTTGTAAAAACATGAAACACAAGAAAAGACATATAG atAATCGAATTGCAATATGTTTTAAGTCGTTGGTAATATCAGCGGCAGTTGTTTGTTTTTGGTGGTCGACATGGAATTTATTTGACCATCTTGACACGTTAGACTCGAGAAGCAACAGCTATTATGGTTTTCTTTACGGCTATGGTTTCATATTAACAGCCAGTTTAATGTTCTTCATATTCAGATCAATTTTGAAATCAACTCTTGCGAAATATTATGGAATTATTTCCAAAGAAATACGTAATAATGTTATTATTACCACCACAGAGTATGAGCAGAAACCTAACACGTCTACGTCCTATTTTCTTCTGAAAGGTTTTTTCcctatttttatatacattttaatattgGGATTAATCAATATATGGAGAGGTTTCTTTGCCACATACTGGCATATCGCAGATGTCTTGCACGAAAGTTACCATGTTCCACAGATGCTTAGTTTGATGTTGCTACAGATAACAGCGATTATGAGTCTCTTCTTCACTGAAAATAACAATTCAATCGTTTTGTGTCCAAATCATCCAGCTTACCAACACGACGAACTGTATTACTTAGATGCTCTGTTTAGTTTTGATATACTTCGTGAACAAACTGGAAGCTGTAGGGCTATgcagaatttagataaacataAATCAATGGATAGTCAGACTGCAAATGCTGATGCAACAGCTTGTTCTTCCTGTAATCCAACATTCGGATCATCATCCTTCAAAAAGACAGTGATTAGGTTTACTACCACTGAGTTTAGTATCAGTGAAGTGCTAATGTTATGGTTGTTAGGTTTTCATAAACAAGAGATGTGTTGTTTTTCCAATGGATGCACTCCAGATCAAAAGAGTGCTTTGCAAATAGCAGATCCATACGTAGTTAAAATATCTAGAGCGAAGAAATGTACTGTAGATGTTGCTATTGAACCAAAAACCTGTCCACTTCATAATGAGAACCATAAAATGACGAAAATTCACCCAGCCTCTACAAACACCTGTAAAACACCTAACATAACTAAAAATTGCTCAAAGTGTTATCTTGCGTGCTTAATGGTTTGTTTTTACCAAATTCACCATAAACATTTGTATCTTCACATGTTCGCATGCATGTTTTGGAGCACGACGTGGAGAATGTACGAATATGCAACAAACTACGTGTTTCATCAGAAACTCACCAATATACCTGGTTTGCTGTTGATTATCTTCGTATCTCAGTGCTTAAATCATTTGGTTTTGCTTAAATTTAAGGAATGTACATCCAGAAAGTATTTGAGGATTTTCTACACGTATATAAGCATGATCAACACAGTATGTATTTGGGCATCAGTGTGGTATACATGTGATCTGTTATCTTCTCAATTAG ACAAGAGGTTGACAATATTTGCATCAGCACATATTGTAACATTTGGTGGACTCGCCATGCTTGGAATATCAATCAACGTTTCTCTTTGA
- the LOC130655392 gene encoding keratin, type I cytoskeletal 9-like: protein MMNRQICWTIFLMCLLTRSLYCVPIPSEKASDTVKDVDTADDEDENEDSESGDSDSGSGSKKDDVTEGTESSDEPEEAESEGDKKDEESSKKDAVEDEKDDNNEEENEEQKEEKKSEEPENDEKSEDDDEKDESASKKEEVPSSIPEDDDDSSVEVNKEEDEDDDDKKSTLKKRDGDYGHEDHGEEHGHHEHEHGHHEHEHEHHHHGHHHGFVHEWGQEEGGEHHGHEGHGHHEHEHEHEHEHEHEHGHGGHEMGGHMGGGYGGGGYGGGGYGGGGYGGGGGGIGGGGYGGGGYGGGIGGGHHGGYGGGDGGGGYGWGGHEGGGGYGWGKSAMPPVPMAYHCRDMVNKGGQNTQTKRFCVPIGYHGGYGWPYWHGYPGVGTGLYGWGWPWHKSKVAKNGDTKEVDASEDKEKNKSKNKQRDTIERAAKKQTVHVGYGYASGDNYRLGYQEGGMGGLASSFSGNLEGHGMGAAHGLGAVHGIGGDGPDSIDGSDHYKKSVMPIINNRNRLGSKRHFPGMHSMGDGFGNGMMHGSATPYGHPVTHPGFTTMAYPGEALASADVRNTINHPKVKRQIFGQEPQPDPGMFQQMGAGMNGPSMGGGMEEAPPQMDQQGSQGFPGMMSQSPEPEGMPMGMNQEEMGGSMRSMLPRFPGDPSMQTFQQMAGFNPGYRGRRYVSVQE, encoded by the exons ATGATGAACAGGCAAATCTGCTGGACGATTTTCCTGATGTGTCTGCTAACTAGAAGTTTATATTGCGTACCAATACCATCAGAGAAAGCATCAGACACTGTGAAGGATGTAGACACAGctgatgatgaagatgaaaaCGAAGATTCCG aatctGGAGATAGTGATTCTGGGAGTGGTAGCAAAAAAGACGACGTAACAGAAGGAACAGAATCTTCAGACGAACCTGAGGAAGCG GAAAGTGAAGGCGATAAGAAAGATGAAGAAAGTTCAAAGAAAGACGCCGTTGAAGATGAAAAAGATGATAATaatgaagaagaaaatgaagaacagaaagaagaaaaaaaatcggaAGAGCctgaaaatgatgaaaaatcggaagatgatgatgaaaaaGATGAGTCTGCAAGTAAAAAAGAAGAAGTTCCTTCTTCAATTCCGGAAGATGATGATGATTCTAGTGTTGAGGTTAATAAAGAAGAGGATGAGGATGACGACGACAAAAAGTCAACTTTAAAGAAAAGAGATGGGGATTATGGACATGAAGATCACGGAGAAGAACACGGACACCATGAACATGAACACGGACACCATGAACATGAACATGAACACCATCATCATGGTCATCATCACGGTTTTGTGCATGAGTGGGGACAAGAAGAGGGAGGTGAGCATCATGGACATGAAGGACATGGTCACCACGAGCATGAGCACGAACATGAACATGAACACGAGCACGAACATGGACATGGAGGCCATGAAATGGGTGGCCATATGGGTGGTGGTTACGGAGGTGGTGGCTATGGAGGTGGTGGCTATGGAGGTGGTGGCTATGGAGGTGGTGGCGGCGGTATTGGTGGTGGTGGCTACGGAGGTGGAGGTTATGGTGGTGGTATAGGTGGAGGACACCATGGTGGTTATGGGGGAGGCGACGGTGGTGGTGGCTACGGTTGGGGTGGCCATGAAGGTGGAGGTGGTTATGGATGGGGGAAATCAGCAATGCCTCCAGTCCCAATGGCTTATCATTGCAGAGACATGGTCAACAAAGGTGGTCAAAATACACAAACTAAACGATTTTGCGTACCAATTGGCTACCATGGTGGATATGGCTGGCCATATTGGCATGGTTATCCAGGAGTAGGCACTGGATTGTATGGCTGGGGTTGGCCGTGGCATAAGTCCAAAGTTGCAAAAAATGGAGATACGAAAGAAGTAGACGCTTCAGAAGAcaaggaaaaaaacaaaagtaaaaataaacaaagagaTACCATTGAGCGAGCTGCGAAGAAACAAACTGTCCATGTCGGCTATGGTTATGCAAGTGGCGACAACTACCGGTTAGGTTATCAAGAAGGAGGCATGGGCGGATTAGCTTCTTCTTTCTCCGGTAACCTTGAAGGGCATGGCATGGGAGCTGCTCACGGACTGGGAGCAGTTCATGGTATTGGTGGTGATGGACCGGACAGTATTGATGGTTCAGACCATTATAAGAAATCTGTTATGCCAATAATAAACAACAGGAATCGACTAGGCTCAAAAAGACACTTTCCTGGAATGCACAGCATGGGAGATGGATTTGGTAATGGCATGATGCATGGAAGTGCAACACCTTACGGCCATCCAGTAACTCATCCTGGATTTACTACTATGGCATACCCTGGAGAAGCATTAGCTTCAGCAGATGTTCGAAATACCATAAATCATCCAAAAGTAAAACGCCAAATCTTTGGTCAGGAACCACAACCTGATCCAGGAATGTTTCAACAGATGGGTGCTGGTATGAATGGTCCAAGCATGGGTGGGGGAATGGAAGAAGCACCGCCACAGATGGACCAACAAGGTAGTCAGGGCTTCCCAGGAATGATGTCGCAATCGCCTGAACCAGAAGGTATGCCAATGGGAATGAATCAAGAAGAAATGGGAG GTTCAATGCGATCTATGCTTCCACGCTTTCCAGGTGATCCATCCATGCAAACATTTCAACAAATGGCAGGATTCAATCCTGGCTACAGGGGACGACGATATGTCTCCGTTCAAGAATAA